Within the Balaenoptera acutorostrata chromosome 10, mBalAcu1.1, whole genome shotgun sequence genome, the region GGGTGAGTGTGCGCCTAGTGCCCGCCGTGCGGGACCCGCACATGCCGACCTTCCTGCAGCAGCTGCGGGTGGACTGGCCCGCGGCCTCAGAGAGAGCCGCGACCGAAGCCCTGAGGAGCCGCGCGCTTGCAGAGCTCACCCCTGCTCGTAACGCGGAAGCCCTGCCCCCTGGCGCCCTGGGCCGAGTGTGCCTGAAGGAGCTGGTGGACGAACGGGGACGCACAACTGGCTATGACCCCAACCTGGACAGCTGTCTGGGTAGGACCCGGAGCCTAGCAGGGCCAGAAAGTAGTCGgggggggcttctctggtgtcgcagtggttgagactctgcctgctaatgcaggggacacgggttcgagccctggtctgggaagatcccacatgccgtggagcaactaggtccgtgagccacaactactgagcctgtgtgtttggagcctgtgctccgcaacaagagaggcccgcgcatcgcgatgaagagtggcccccgcttgccacaactagagaaagccctcacacagaaatgaagacccaacacagccaaaaataaattattaaatctatgtttaaaaataaaaaataaagaaagtagTTGGGCCCTGCAATCCCCGCCGGTCTCAGCCCTGTGTGTTCTCTTCGCAGTGACGGAGGATCTGCTCGTTGTGTTGGCGGAGCTGCAGCAGGCTGTGCAGGATTGGGCTGAGGACAGCTCCCTAGGCCTGGTTAGTGACTGACACCCCACCTTGCAGGCCTCTGGCAAACCAGGTGTCTCGTGTCCCTAGCAGTGACTGTCCTACCTTATAGGCCGCGGCCCCAGATGCTGGCACAGATAGCTGCATGGTCGTACACGTGGTGAGCTGTGAGGAGGAGTTCCAGCAACAGAAGTTGGACCTGCTTTGGTGGAAGTTGGATGACCAGGCTCCTCTCAGACAGGTAGGTTAGTGATGGTGGCTCCCTACACCAAACTCAGAGGGCCCTTGAAACCCACTTGTTAGTTGATGGGTCCAGAAGGTGATACTTGACCTTGGGGAGATGTTAGGCTTGGTAAATGGGCACGTGCAGCAGGTGCTGGGAGAGGTCTCTGGAGGCATCATAGCCCAGAGAATATTGAAGAATAGGTTGAGGAGGCTACCCTGAGGGGATGGAGGTGCTAAGGTaaaaagctggggtggggggggagtccAGGAACCAAATTTAGGTTCCTGGAGGGTATCGCCAGCTGGCTGAGCCCCTGCTATCTTCCTGACAGAAGCACCTGGTCTGTGGCCCAGTGAAAGTAGCTGGTGCACCTGGCACCCTGACTGCCCCCGAGTACTACGAGTGAGTGAGGCTGGAAGGAAGGCCACCACCAAGCCAGGGTAGTTGCGGTGGGGGACTCTGCCCACTGGTCCTCCTCTCACTCTTTTCAAAATGCAGGCTCCGGCATGCCCAGGTGTGCAAGGCCTCAGCACTGAAGCACGGTAGGGACCTGGCACAAGGTGCGCCTGGGAGACCCTGGCTGTGCTTTGGGTAGGGGAAGGTCATTTGCACCCCTGCCCCCCTTGTTCCCTGCCTGTAGAGACATAACTGATCCGTACTCCTTCAGACCCAGCCTGGATGGAAATCTTCAGGGTTCTCTCTGTGGCAACCATTAAGTTTGAGATGCTCAGCACAGCCCCACAAAGTCAGGTGAGCCTGGGCGCCCtgctgggccagggctggggggaaCAGGGTGTGCAGTGGCTGTCctccctctgcagctgtgccCTCATTCCTCAGCTTCTCTTGG harbors:
- the DALRD3 gene encoding DALR anticodon-binding domain-containing protein 3 isoform X3, translated to MPTFLQQLRVDWPAASERAATEALRSRALAELTPARNAEALPPGALGRVCLKELVDERGRTTGYDPNLDSCLVTEDLLVVLAELQQAVQDWAEDSSLGLAAAPDAGTDSCMVVHVVSCEEEFQQQKLDLLWWKLDDQAPLRQKHLVCGPVKVAGAPGTLTAPEYYELRHAQVCKASALKHGRDLAQDPAWMEIFRVLSVATIKFEMLSTAPQSQLLLALADSSISTKGTKSGTFVMYNCARLATLFESYKCSMEQGLYPTFPPVSSLDFSLLHDEGEWLLLFNSVLPFPDLLGHTAALPRTAPGLHITARTEMVCKFLVQLSMDFSSYYNRVHILGEPRPHLFGQMFARLQLLRAVREVLHTGLAMLGLPPLSHI